One window of the Anomaloglossus baeobatrachus isolate aAnoBae1 chromosome 12, aAnoBae1.hap1, whole genome shotgun sequence genome contains the following:
- the LOC142257574 gene encoding olfactory receptor 2G3-like yields MENFNQTLPSWFFLLGLSSVYHLQVIGFIVFLVMYLVTLAGNFLILFTVRISPTLHTPMYFFLSNLSFIDICFSSTIAPVILINTLSTDKSISVGGCIFQMFFSLTLGAAECILLAVMAYDRFAAICRPLHYSSIMNMRFCIILALIPWTVGVIDACIQVALTWRLPFCRTHHLNHFFCEVPPFFRLSCQDTWLNEITIHVAAGIIVLCSFLLTLISYVYIISTILRIHSSKGRQAVFSTCASHLTVVTLYYGTITFMYIQPRSSHSPERDRIISVLYTVVTPMLNPIIYSIRNKDVKTSIIKNVINQAKLSKTVLT; encoded by the coding sequence ATGGAGAACTTTAACCAGACGCTTCCAAGTTGGTTCTTCCTCCTTGGATTATCTTCTGTCTATCACCTCCAAGTTATAGGGTTCATTGTATTCCTGGTGATGTATCTCGTCACACTGGCGGGAAATTTCCTCATTCTCTTTACAGTGAGGATCAGTCCTACGTTACACACCCCCATGTACTTCTTCCTGAGTAATCTCTCTTTCATTGATATCTGTTTCTCCTCCACCATAGCTCCCGTAATCCTCATAAATACTTTATCCACAGACAAGAGTATTTCAGTCGGCGGCTGTATCTTCCAGATGTTCTTCTCATTAACACTTGGAGCAGCAGAGTGCATCTTACTTGCGGTTATGGCTTACGATAGATTTGCAGCCATTTGTAGACCATTGCACTACAGCAGTATTATGAACATGAGGTTTTGCATAATCTTAGCCCTAATACCATGGACTGTTGGTGTCATAGATGCTTGTATACAAGTGGCCCTCACCTGGAGGCTTCCCTTCTGTAGGACTCATCATCTTAACCATTTCTTTTGTGAAGTGCCTCCCTTCTTCAGACTGTCCTGCCAAGATACTTGGCTTAACGAAATAACAATTCATGTTGCTGCCGGGATCATTGTTTTATGTTCTTTTCTTTTGACCTTGATTTCCTATGTTTATATCATCTCTACAATTCTGAGGATCCATTCTTCGAAAGGAAGACAGGCAGTTTTCTCTACATGCGCCTCCCACCTCACTGTCGTCACCCTCTACTATGGAACCATCACCTTCATGTATATTCAGCCTCGATCTTCTCATTCTCCAGAGAGAGACAGGATTATATCTGTTCTCTATACGGTAGTCACTCCAATGTTGAATCCCATCATCTACAGCATCAGAAATAAGGATGTTAAGACCAGTATAATAAAAAATGTCATAAACCAAGCCAAACTGTCTAAAACTGTTTTGACCTga